Within the Oncorhynchus tshawytscha isolate Ot180627B unplaced genomic scaffold, Otsh_v2.0 Un_contig_5522_pilon_pilon, whole genome shotgun sequence genome, the region GAAGAAGACAGGACTCCAGGCTGctccccctcctgctctgtgCTATGCTGGACCTGGAGATGTGGCGTGTGATTTCTGCACTGGGACCAGAAAGCAGAAAGCCCTCATGTCCTGTCTGGTGTGTCTGGCCTCTTACTGTGAGACTCACCTCCAACCTCACTATGAATTTCCTGCTTTCAAGAAGCACAAGCTGGTCAAAGCCACGGCACAACTACAGGAGAAGATCTGCTCTCATCATGACAAACTGCTGGAGGTTTACTGTCGTACCGATCAGCAGTGTATCTGTTATCTGTGTACAATGGATGAACATAAAGGCCATGATACAGTGTCAGCTGCAGCAGAGAGGACTGAGAAACAGGTAAGACCAGAACAACTTGTTGGTGGCTGTCTGATAAACAAAGAATTAAAGATACAGTAGGAACTAAATCTGTTTGAATATGAgatcattatattatatacaatatGAAATGGATCCACAAATATGAACACAAACCTTGAGTATATTGAGTTTGTTACAAATGTATCACCATTTTCTAAAGTCAAACACTATTATCATTCTGAATGGCCTTTTATGAGTCCAAAGTTCAGTCTCAACCCCTTGATACATGTAGGCCTACCATAAAAACTATAATCATTCACATAgcaacataatataatattgtaAAGGGACTTCCTCAGGATTGTAGACCTTCCTCTCTATGGGTCCTATGTCACATTACTATACTATTGATCTACTGGACTAATAAAGCTTGATAGCTCATTGAAGAGTGATTCTCCACAGAGGCAGCTGGGGATGAGTCAGCAGAAGGTCCAGCAGAGattccaggagagagagaaggagctgaAGGAGCTCCAACAGGCTGTGGAGTCTCTCAAGGTGAGTATTGTTGACCAGAGGAGACACACCATTTCacttctctcctccagtcagagagagagagagaggggcccctATCCAATCCCACTGACCCCACTGTTGGGAAC harbors:
- the LOC112247926 gene encoding E3 ubiquitin/ISG15 ligase TRIM25-like isoform X3, which encodes MAQQGVLLDQDQFCCSVCLDLLKEPVTTACGHNYCRICIEGCWDQDDLKGVYSCPQCRETFTPRPNLRKNNMLAELVEKQKKTGLQAAPPPALCYAGPGDVACDFCTGTRKQKALMSCLVCLASYCETHLQPHYEFPAFKKHKLVKATAQLQEKICSHHDKLLEVYCRTDQQCICYLCTMDEHKGHDTVSAAAERTEKQRQLGMSQQKVQQRFQEREKELKELQQAVESLKTEEREQRLNLNFQCPAPSTPLRQPPGCPASEHPRHSCDWQIAG
- the LOC112247926 gene encoding E3 ubiquitin/ISG15 ligase TRIM25-like isoform X2, which encodes MAQQGVLLDQDQFCCSVCLDLLKEPVTTACGHNYCRICIEGCWDQDDLKGVYSCPQCRETFTPRPNLRKNNMLAELVEKQKKTGLQAAPPPALCYAGPGDVACDFCTGTRKQKALMSCLVCLASYCETHLQPHYEFPAFKKHKLVKATAQLQEKICSHHDKLLEVYCRTDQQCICYLCTMDEHKGHDTVSAAAERTEKQRQLGMSQQKVQQRFQEREKELKELQQAVESLKEGGEESRTKRCSVPVCPGGRRVEEDQEVFCTCLSRRERRVEQDQEVSCTRRTRPGGPGGRGLTQ